The Helicobacter ibis DNA segment GCGTAAATAATTCAACTGGAATCTTTAGTGCTGTTAAAATAATTCCACTATAAAAATCAACATTAGGATACAAATTTCTCTCTTTAAAGTAATCATCATTCAATGCTACCTCCTCTAGTTTTTCAGCTATTTCACTAAGCCTTGAATCCATCTTAATTCCCTTTTTATCAAGCTCATCTTTTAATGCCTTAATAGCCTTTGCTCTAGGGTCATAATTCTTATACACACGATGTCCAAATCCCATAAGTCTAAAAGGATAGTTTTTATCTTTAGCCCTTTGGATAAATTTATCTACATTATTTACATCACCTATTTCTCTTAATTGATCTAGCACCTTTTCATTTGCACCACCATGAGCTGGACCCCATAGCGCATTTATACCTGCTGATATTGCAGCATATGGATGAACACCAGTTGAAGCTACATTTCTAACGGTTGTAGTTGAAGCATTTTGACCATGGTCTGCATGAAGTATAAACAACTTATCTAACGCTTCAATTTCTAGTGCAGTAATTTCTTCTTCACCATTTATTGTATATTTTAACCTACCTCCCGGATATGCTCTAAGCATGTATAGGAAGTTTTCAACATATCCTCTACTAATATCAGGGTAAATAAATGGTGCTCCAACAGAATTTCTATAAGAAAATGCAACCAAAGTAGTAATCTTAGCAATGATTCTTCTAGCCATAACTTGATAATCATTTATATCATCTTTACTATCAAAATGAAATGTAGATAATGCAGCAACTGCAGAGCTTAGATTCGCCATTGGGTGTGCTTTATCAGGGAAGGCACTAAAAATATTTATAAGACCTTCATGCAAAAAAGATCTATGTCTTAACTCTAAATCAAATTCAATAGATTCTTTTTCGTTTTTTGGTGCTTCCCCAGTTATCAATAACTTTGCCACATCTGTAAATTTATATTTACTTACAACTT contains these protein-coding regions:
- a CDS encoding citrate synthase, whose translation is MGTVTLINNETGEKFDFDLIDCTRGPKAVNFSKLFETTNIFSYDPGYGSTAGCESTISYVDGKNGKLLYRGMPIEEVVSKYKFTDVAKLLITGEAPKNEKESIEFDLELRHRSFLHEGLINIFSAFPDKAHPMANLSSAVAALSTFHFDSKDDINDYQVMARRIIAKITTLVAFSYRNSVGAPFIYPDISRGYVENFLYMLRAYPGGRLKYTINGEEEITALEIEALDKLFILHADHGQNASTTTVRNVASTGVHPYAAISAGINALWGPAHGGANEKVLDQLREIGDVNNVDKFIQRAKDKNYPFRLMGFGHRVYKNYDPRAKAIKALKDELDKKGIKMDSRLSEIAEKLEEVALNDDYFKERNLYPNVDFYSGIILTALKIPVELFTPIFVIGRMPGWCAQAIEHITNPYARITRPRQVYLGE